One Dromiciops gliroides isolate mDroGli1 chromosome 3, mDroGli1.pri, whole genome shotgun sequence DNA segment encodes these proteins:
- the SLFNL1 gene encoding schlafen-like protein 1: MAGDGGVGTSRLLGSGQVSKAKCLGQGTQAGARPHTAGPPHQAIISPLLPSPHPRLGAERGQAQLGPILAPSNQSLGSLTVPGKCVTRGEELVGILQNQKSPLEMSSPKPSPKETVMETPQGLIPKETLWRPTSVGEATPKETPTETSQVQTPTEETRTDSWESFMKILLEKNFNEESLEERPQETPSKIPRETQQVEIPVGETLSDTLSWGSLLEIPITGTALEMLTENPIGESPSRNSKGEPSLKMLVEETVSKETLEGRPSGEPLHMQPPPEEPPPEGPFSKMPSPLHTLYVSHLNPQFSGAVLSCLLRDMFERMHLPLEREAIRVVKKHRRAHALIQVPTSVVSSTVAQQLQQAAEEHVLLKDLVARGKMLSVSEGPRILFSRESFQPTDDGSTHNYASRPVPSRPSAGLSSDWPSATTASSPPARAFRAVSPSLPCAARSDSAIVHQEIVGQEKLFHGAFLGNETRNVEFKRGGGEYLNLALKHHVRRYVCAFLNSEGGSLFVGIEDSGLVRGIRCGHHDEDRVRLLVDSILQGFKPQVFPDAYALTFIPVIKAGGRSNNLLKVIRLTVHRPKARSEPLLYETDLGEVFLRRDGSIQGPLSGSAIQEWCRQKWIAELNKLQKRVSVLTIEKEHLQEQLNRGLCRQLCRQPSSCICCIM; encoded by the exons GACCCAAGCCGGAGCACGGCCCCATACTGCAGGGCCTCCCCATCAGGCCATCATTTCTCCCCTTCTACCTTCTCCGCACCCGAGATTGGGAGCCGAAAGGGGCCAGGCCCAGCTGGGGCCCATCCTTGCTCCTTCCAACCAGTCACTTGGCAGCCTCACCGTCCCTGGAAAGTGT GTGACTAGAGGAGAGGAACTAGTGGGCATTCTCCAGAACCAAAAGTCACCCTTGGAGATGAGCTCCCCAAAGCCCTCCCCAAAGGAGACCGTCATGGAAACACCTCAGGGGCTGATCCCCAAAGAAACACTCTGGAGGCCAACTTCAGTAGGGGAAGCCACCCCCAAAGAGACCCCCACAGAGACATCCCAAGTACAGACTCCAACAGAAGAGACCAGAACAGACTCTTGGGAGTCCTTCATGAAAATACTCCTGGAAAAGAACTTCAATGAGGAATCCCTTGAGGAGAGACCCCAAGAAACTCCCTCCAAAATCCCCAGAGAAACACAGCAAGTAGAGATTCCAGTAGGAGAAACCCTATCAGACACCCTCTCCTGGGGGTCTCTCCTAGAGATACCTATCACAGGGACAGCTCTAGAGATGTTAACAGAAAATCCCATTGGAGAATCTCCCTCCAGGAACTCAAAGGGAGAGCCGTCCTTGAAGATGCTCGTAGAAGAGACAGTCTCAAAAGAGACCCTGGAAGGAAGACCCTCAGGGGAGCCCCTCCATATGCAGCCCCCACCAGAAGAGCCACCTCCCGAGGGCCCCTTCTCCAAGATGCCCTCACCTCTGCACACCCTGTATGTGAGCCACTTGAACCCACAGTTCTCAGGGGCAGTGCTCTCCTGCCTCCTGCGGGACATGTTTGAGCGTATGCACCTGCCACTGGAGCGGGAGGCCATCAGAGTAGTAAAGAAGCATCGGCGTGCCCATGCCTTAATACAGGTGCCCACCTCGGTAGTTTCCAGTACTGTGGCCCAGCAACTACAGCAAGCTGCCGAGGAACACGTGCTTCTGAAGGACCTCGTGGCAAGGGGCAAGATGCTGTCAGTGAGCGAGGGCCCACGGATCCTCTTCAGCAGAGAG AGCTTCCAGCCCACAGATGATGGCAGCACCCACAACTATGCCTCCCGACCAGTCCCGTCCCGGCCCAGCGCTGGGCTCTCATCAGACTGGCCCTCTGCCACCACAGCCTCCAGCCCGCCTGCCAGGGCCTTCCGAGCCGTCTCTCCAAGCCTGCCCTGTGCCGCCCGCTCAGACAGTGCCATCGTGCACCAAGAGATTGTGGGCCAGGAGAAGCTCTTCCACGGCGCCTTCCTAGGCAATGAAACGCGCAACGTGGAGTTCAAGCGCGGGGGCGGCGAATACCTGAACCTGGCCCTGAAGCATCATGTCCGCCGCTACGTCTGTGCCTTCCTCAACAGCGAGGGTGGCAGCCTCTTTGTGGGCATAGAGGACAGCGGGCTCGTGCGCGGCATCCGCTGCGGCCACCACGACGAGGACCGAGTGCGGCTGCTGGTGGACTCCATCCTGCAGGGATTCAAACCCCAGGTGTTCCCCGACGCCTACGCGCTCACCTTCATTCCTGTGATAAAGGCGGGGGGCAGAAGCAACAACTTGCTCAAGGTGATCCGCCTCACGGTGCACAGGCCCAAGGCCCGCTCGGAGCCGCTGCTCTACGAGACCGACCTGGGGGAAGTGTTCCTGCGACGCGACGGCAGTATCCAGGGCCCGCTGTCCGGCAGTGCCATTCAGGAGTGGTGCAGGCAG AAATGGATCGCAGAGCTGAACAAGCTGCAAAAAAGGGTCAGTGTCCTGACCATAGAGAAGGAGCATCTCCAGGAACAGCTGAATCGGGGCCTGTGCAGACAGCTGTGCCGGCAGCCCTCTTCCTGCATCTGCTGCATCATGTGA